In Mycobacterium stomatepiae, the following are encoded in one genomic region:
- a CDS encoding polysaccharide deacetylase family protein, with translation MDRRRFLVALAATVAVTGISLSSANGTKETVARADALGPAPNPVAPAPPKLLPPPGPAARVALPGGSVLKQLPGNGDLLAWTVDDGVDTDVVRAYTQFAKDSGVRLTYFVTGVFKSWTENAALLRPLVDSGQIQLANHTWTHPDLTKLSPKQIADELKSTDAFLHDTYGVDAAPYFRPPYGHHNAVVDAVAADLGYQVPTLWNGDLRDSALLPEDQIVKLADQYFTPENIVIGHLNHAPVTRVYGQLVEIIRDRKLRTVTLNDVFLRPEIPYRTPSFAN, from the coding sequence CTGGACCGCCGGCGATTCCTGGTCGCGCTCGCCGCCACCGTCGCCGTCACGGGTATCTCGTTGTCGTCGGCGAACGGGACGAAGGAGACCGTGGCCCGCGCCGACGCTCTCGGACCCGCGCCCAACCCGGTCGCCCCGGCACCGCCCAAACTGTTGCCGCCGCCGGGACCGGCCGCGCGTGTCGCACTGCCCGGCGGTTCGGTGCTCAAACAGCTTCCCGGCAACGGCGATCTGCTAGCGTGGACCGTCGACGACGGGGTCGACACCGATGTGGTGCGGGCCTACACCCAATTCGCCAAGGACTCCGGCGTGCGGCTGACCTATTTTGTCACCGGAGTCTTCAAGTCCTGGACGGAGAATGCCGCGCTGCTTCGCCCGCTCGTGGACTCCGGGCAGATCCAACTGGCCAACCACACCTGGACGCATCCGGACCTGACGAAACTGTCGCCCAAGCAGATCGCCGACGAGCTGAAGAGCACCGACGCATTCCTGCACGACACGTATGGCGTGGACGCCGCACCATACTTCCGGCCGCCGTACGGCCACCACAACGCCGTGGTCGATGCGGTGGCCGCCGATCTGGGCTACCAGGTGCCCACGCTGTGGAATGGCGACTTACGCGATTCGGCGCTGCTTCCCGAAGACCAGATCGTCAAGCTCGCCGACCAGTACTTCACGCCGGAGAACATCGTGATCGGCCATCTCAACCACGCACCGGTCACCCGGGTGTACGGGCAGTTGGTGGAGATCATCCGGGACCGCAAGCTGCGAACAGTCACACTCAACGATGTTTTCCTGCGCCCGGAAATCCCGTACCGGACACCGAGTTTCGCTAACTAG
- a CDS encoding peptidase associated/transthyretin-like domain-containing protein, with amino-acid sequence MTELACTPGQTVGPFLDLGLPCRTHLVDDPAAIRLRGTVFDGAGEPVPDAVVELWQADAGWGRAATDAAGSYCFTTIASPPFFALVVFARGLLDGLFTRAYLPGAQLDPVLGTLDAGRRATLLCVAESRADYRFDIHLQGPRETVFLAYRDAGG; translated from the coding sequence ATGACTGAATTGGCTTGCACCCCTGGGCAAACCGTCGGTCCGTTCCTCGATCTCGGGCTGCCGTGCCGCACCCACCTGGTCGACGACCCCGCGGCGATCCGGCTGCGCGGCACGGTTTTCGACGGGGCCGGCGAGCCGGTCCCGGACGCGGTCGTCGAACTCTGGCAGGCCGACGCCGGATGGGGCAGGGCCGCAACGGACGCCGCCGGGAGCTATTGCTTCACGACCATCGCGAGCCCGCCGTTCTTCGCCCTCGTCGTCTTCGCTCGCGGACTGCTGGACGGGCTGTTCACCCGCGCCTATCTGCCCGGCGCGCAACTCGACCCGGTGTTGGGGACCCTCGACGCCGGCCGGCGGGCAACCCTATTGTGCGTGGCCGAAAGCCGAGCCGATTACCGGTTCGACATTCACCTGCAGGGTCCGCGCGAGACCGTGTTTCTGGCGTACCGGGATGCCGGGGGATGA
- the pcaH gene encoding protocatechuate 3,4-dioxygenase subunit beta, with protein sequence MRAAPERVASQGDITAEIAELAARHAGGTDPRPRLDYPPYRSSALRHPKQPLLLVDPDDLERCAPCFGEREVDPLDADLTAGHPGEPIGERIVVAGRLLDQSGRPLAGQLMEIWQANAGGRYRHQRDQHPAPLDPNFVGAGRCLTGPDGTYRFVTVKPGPYPWRNHHNAWRPAHIHFSLFGTAFTQRLVTQMYFPGDPLFGLDPIFQSVLDPAARQRLIADYDHGLTEPEFATGYRWDIVLAGGSGYD encoded by the coding sequence GTGAGGGCCGCACCGGAGCGCGTCGCGTCGCAGGGGGACATCACGGCGGAGATCGCCGAACTCGCGGCTCGGCACGCCGGCGGTACGGACCCGCGGCCCCGGCTGGACTATCCGCCGTACCGCAGCAGCGCGCTGCGCCACCCGAAACAACCCCTGCTGCTGGTGGATCCCGACGACCTCGAGCGCTGCGCGCCGTGTTTCGGCGAGCGTGAGGTCGATCCCCTCGACGCCGACCTGACGGCCGGCCATCCCGGCGAACCGATCGGCGAGCGCATCGTCGTGGCCGGGCGCCTGCTCGACCAGTCGGGGCGACCGCTGGCCGGCCAGCTGATGGAGATCTGGCAGGCCAACGCCGGCGGCCGCTACCGTCACCAGCGCGACCAGCATCCCGCTCCGCTGGACCCGAACTTCGTCGGGGCCGGCCGCTGCCTGACCGGGCCCGACGGAACGTACCGATTCGTGACCGTCAAGCCCGGCCCCTATCCGTGGCGCAATCACCACAACGCCTGGCGCCCGGCGCATATCCATTTCTCGCTATTCGGCACGGCATTCACCCAGCGCCTGGTCACCCAGATGTACTTCCCGGGCGACCCGTTGTTCGGCCTGGACCCGATCTTCCAGTCGGTGCTGGATCCCGCCGCGCGCCAACGGTTGATCGCCGACTACGACCACGGGCTCACCGAGCCGGAGTTCGCGACCGGGTATCGATGGGACATCGTGCTGGCCGGCGGTTCCGGATATGACTGA
- a CDS encoding class II aldolase/adducin family protein produces MTGELDGQRTLVALGCRVAAARGLVDGMLGHLSLRVDDHHLLVRCRSESDTGVANTVPGDIRLIRLDGSAGASGELEGYHVPNELPIHVETMLADAQHRAVAHLHPPAVVAADLAGITIRPIYGAYDIPGAWLARGGVPVYQRAVLIRTNALGKEMVTAMRGRPVAILRGHGITSAATTVQQAVLQAISLDALARMSLRVLSAGGTLHDIDDADWEDLPDLGPAFTAEAAWRHEVARLRAD; encoded by the coding sequence ATAACCGGCGAGCTGGACGGTCAGCGGACCCTGGTCGCCCTGGGCTGCCGGGTGGCCGCGGCCCGCGGCCTGGTCGACGGGATGCTCGGCCACCTGAGCCTGCGCGTCGACGACCATCACCTGCTGGTGCGCTGCCGCAGCGAATCCGATACCGGCGTGGCCAACACCGTGCCCGGCGACATCCGCCTGATCCGATTAGACGGCAGCGCCGGCGCCAGTGGCGAACTCGAGGGGTACCACGTTCCCAACGAACTGCCCATCCACGTCGAGACCATGCTCGCCGACGCGCAGCACCGGGCCGTCGCGCACCTGCACCCTCCGGCCGTCGTCGCCGCGGATCTGGCCGGCATCACGATCCGGCCGATCTACGGGGCCTACGATATTCCCGGCGCCTGGCTCGCGCGCGGCGGCGTGCCGGTTTACCAACGCGCCGTGCTGATCCGCACCAACGCGCTGGGCAAGGAGATGGTGACCGCGATGCGGGGGCGGCCGGTGGCGATCCTCCGCGGGCATGGAATCACTAGTGCCGCAACCACTGTGCAGCAGGCCGTGCTGCAGGCGATCAGCCTCGACGCGCTGGCCCGGATGTCGTTGCGGGTGCTGTCGGCCGGCGGCACGCTGCACGACATCGACGACGCCGACTGGGAGGATCTGCCCGATCTGGGGCCGGCCTTCACCGCCGAGGCGGCCTGGCGGCATGAGGTCGCCCGGTTGCGGGCCGACTGA
- the hcaB gene encoding 3-(cis-5,6-dihydroxycyclohexa-1,3-dien-1-yl)propanoate dehydrogenase, with product MTAWLHGKRALVVGGGSGIGQAVIDAFLAEGARVAVLERDRQKCDALSTQLPDVRVVEGDAITSEANQRAVTAAVDSFGGLDILVNCVGVFDFYRGVADLDTDSLAAAFDEMFHTNVLSHLQSVKAAVPALRNGTEPSIVLTESASSYYPGRGGVLYVSSKFAVRGLVASLAHELAPAIRVNGVAPGGTLNTDLRGLNSLGLNDTRLDDYPNRARDVAARTPLNVALSGPDHAWSFVFLASSRSRGITGETIHPDGGFGISTPKAKPR from the coding sequence GTGACCGCCTGGTTGCACGGCAAACGTGCATTGGTCGTGGGCGGCGGATCCGGAATCGGGCAGGCCGTCATCGACGCCTTCCTCGCCGAAGGCGCCAGAGTTGCTGTCCTGGAACGCGATCGGCAGAAGTGTGACGCGCTGTCCACGCAGCTGCCCGATGTTCGGGTGGTTGAAGGGGACGCGATCACCAGCGAGGCCAACCAGCGCGCCGTCACCGCGGCGGTCGATTCGTTCGGCGGGCTGGACATCCTGGTCAACTGCGTCGGAGTGTTCGACTTCTACCGGGGCGTGGCCGATCTCGACACCGACAGTCTCGCGGCCGCGTTCGACGAGATGTTTCACACCAACGTGCTGAGCCATTTGCAGTCCGTCAAGGCTGCGGTGCCCGCGCTGCGAAACGGGACCGAGCCGTCGATCGTCCTGACCGAGTCCGCGTCGTCGTACTACCCCGGCCGCGGTGGCGTGCTGTACGTGTCGTCGAAGTTCGCCGTGCGCGGGCTGGTGGCGTCGCTGGCTCACGAGCTCGCGCCTGCGATCCGGGTCAACGGCGTGGCGCCCGGCGGCACCCTCAACACCGACCTGCGCGGCCTGAACAGCCTGGGGCTCAACGACACCCGGCTCGACGACTACCCGAACCGGGCACGTGACGTCGCCGCCCGCACCCCGTTGAATGTCGCGCTGTCCGGGCCCGACCACGCGTGGTCGTTCGTGTTCTTGGCCTCCAGCCGGTCCCGCGGGATCACCGGTGAAACCATCCACCCCGACGGAGGGTTCGGTATCAGCACACCGAAGGCCAAACCACGATAA
- a CDS encoding dihydrodiol dehydrogenase, with product MAGAVGEPLTVANEFTEIVMQRVDTRNGARLLIRAPRTGRWISLDALEVEALTWQNPRTLAAMVGNSGAPLLPDPQ from the coding sequence ATGGCGGGTGCGGTCGGCGAACCGCTCACGGTGGCAAACGAATTCACCGAGATCGTGATGCAGCGGGTCGACACCCGCAACGGAGCGCGACTGCTGATCCGCGCACCCAGAACGGGACGGTGGATCAGCCTGGACGCACTAGAGGTGGAGGCGCTGACGTGGCAGAACCCTCGAACGCTGGCGGCGATGGTGGGGAACTCGGGGGCGCCGCTGCTCCCCGATCCGCAGTGA
- a CDS encoding lyase family protein: MTNLLWPGDHRAGEHMTDRALLGSMVAVESAWLGALAAAGLAPADADLSRLVGHEDVAALALGAEDSGNPIVGVVELLRQRATPGIRPWIHRGLTSQDVVDTALMLGVRAVADELRTQLREQVSALTSLANLHRGTPMVARTLTQHAAPSTFGAKAARWCDGVVDAYERLSGLVTPIQLGGAVGTWSATTELATLLTRAGDPTEVAERVMHTAAATLGLHVRTPWHTTRTPITAAADAFLGCTDGWGRIASDVVTLARPEIGELSEPAADRRGGSSSMPHKRNPVLSIMIRRTALSTPQLAAALHTAAALANDERPDGAWHAEWDTLRTLARRTVIAGSQCGELLAGLRVHAARMAENLGAAEVLGEQRAIADLAGKPSSPTYFGAVDRLIDESLRRAERVVGKRGHGIP; the protein is encoded by the coding sequence ATGACCAATCTGTTGTGGCCCGGCGATCACCGCGCCGGCGAGCACATGACCGATCGCGCGCTGCTGGGCTCGATGGTGGCGGTGGAATCCGCCTGGCTGGGCGCCCTGGCTGCCGCGGGCCTGGCGCCGGCCGACGCCGACCTGTCGCGGCTGGTGGGCCACGAGGACGTGGCAGCGCTCGCGCTGGGCGCCGAGGACAGCGGCAACCCGATCGTCGGTGTGGTCGAGCTGCTGCGCCAGCGGGCCACGCCCGGCATCCGCCCGTGGATCCACCGCGGGCTCACCAGCCAGGACGTCGTGGACACCGCGCTGATGCTGGGCGTGCGTGCCGTCGCCGACGAGCTGAGAACACAGCTACGCGAACAGGTTTCGGCACTGACCTCGCTCGCGAACCTGCATCGGGGCACCCCGATGGTGGCCCGTACGCTCACCCAGCACGCCGCGCCCAGCACGTTCGGCGCCAAGGCGGCCCGGTGGTGCGACGGCGTCGTCGACGCGTACGAACGGCTTAGCGGTCTGGTCACCCCGATCCAGCTGGGTGGTGCCGTCGGAACATGGTCGGCCACCACCGAACTCGCGACGCTGCTCACCCGCGCGGGCGACCCGACGGAAGTTGCCGAACGGGTAATGCACACTGCGGCAGCAACTTTAGGCCTGCATGTGCGGACGCCATGGCACACCACCCGGACGCCGATTACCGCCGCGGCCGACGCCTTCCTCGGCTGCACCGACGGCTGGGGCCGGATCGCGTCGGACGTCGTCACGCTGGCTCGTCCCGAGATCGGCGAGCTGAGCGAGCCGGCCGCCGATCGGCGTGGCGGCTCGTCGTCGATGCCGCACAAGCGCAATCCGGTGCTGTCCATCATGATCCGGCGGACCGCGCTATCCACACCGCAGCTGGCGGCTGCCCTGCACACCGCGGCGGCGCTGGCCAACGACGAACGTCCCGACGGCGCGTGGCATGCCGAGTGGGACACGCTGCGGACCCTGGCCCGGCGGACCGTGATTGCGGGCTCCCAGTGCGGCGAGCTGCTGGCCGGGCTGCGGGTGCACGCCGCGCGGATGGCCGAGAACCTCGGGGCGGCAGAGGTGCTCGGTGAGCAACGGGCGATCGCCGACCTAGCCGGAAAGCCTTCGTCGCCAACCTATTTCGGCGCCGTCGACCGGTTGATCGACGAGAGCCTACGTCGTGCCGAGCGGGTAGTCGGCAAGCGAGGCCACGGTATCCCGTAG